Proteins encoded together in one Lathyrus oleraceus cultivar Zhongwan6 chromosome 5, CAAS_Psat_ZW6_1.0, whole genome shotgun sequence window:
- the LOC127084072 gene encoding uroporphyrinogen decarboxylase — MLCGVVSTSFTSILPRNKQPYLSKSISCSLPGAVVETKATNVAEPLLLNAVRGLEVERPPVWLMRQAGRYMKSYQAICEKHPSFRERSENVDLVVEISLQPWKVFKPDGVILFSDILTPLSGMNIPFDIVKGKGPVIFDPVYSAGQVDQVREFIPEESVPYVGEALSILRKEVDNKAAVLGFVGAPFTLASYVVEGGSSKHFSKIKRLAFSEPKILHSLLQKFTTSMARYIQYQADNGAQAVQIFDSWATELSPVDFEQFSLPYLKQIIDTVKKSHPELPLILYASGSGGLLERIAATGVDVVSLDWTVDMADGRKRLGPNVAIQGNVDPGVLFGSKELISDRIYDTVKKAGRGKHILNLGHGIVVGTPEENVAHFFEVAKGVRY; from the exons ATGTTATGCGGCGTCGTTAGCACTTCCTTCACTTCCATCTTACCCAGAAATAAACAACCCTATCTATCCAAATCAATTTCATGCTCCCTCCCAG GAGCTGTGGTTGaaactaaagcaactaatgttGCTGAACCGCTTTTGCTTAATGCCGTTCGAGGACTAGAGGTTGAAAGACCCCCGGTTTGGCTTATGAGACAAGCTGGACGGTACATGAAG AGTTACCAAGCTATATGTGAGAAACATCCTTCATTTCGCGAAAGGTCTGAAAATGTTGATCTCGTGGTGGAAATTTCGTTGCAACCATGGAAGGTTTTTAAGCCGGATGGG GTAATTTTGTTTTCGGACATTCTTACCCCGCTTTCTGGGATGAATATACCGTTCGATATTGTGAAAGGGAAGGGTCCTGTCATCTTTGATCCTGTTTACTCGGCCGGCCAAGTTGATCAAGTGAGGGAGTTTATTCCGGAAGAATCAGTTCCATATGTCGGTGAAGCATTATCAATTTTGAGGAAAGAG GTGGATAATAAAGCTGCAGTCCTTGGTTTTGTGGGAGCTCCATTCACCTTGGCATCATACGTGGTTGAAGGCGGTTCATCCAAACACTTCTCTAAAATAAAGAGACTGGCTTTCTCTGAACCCAAG ATTCTTCACTCATTACTGCAGAAATTCACAACATCAATGGCTCGTTACATCCAATACCAAGCTGACAATGGAGCTCAAGCTGTTCAGATCTTTGATTCATGGGCAACAGAGCTTAGTCCAGTAGATTTCGAACAGTTCAGTTTGCCTTACTTGAAGCAGATCATTGATACCGTGAAGAAAAGCCATCCAGAACTCCCACTTATCCTCTATGCGAGTGGATCGGGTGGCTTGCTCGAGAGAATAGCCGCGACCGGTGTGGATGTAGTTAGCTTGGATTGGACGGTTGATATGGCCGATGGTAGAAAGCGTTTGGGACCAAATGTAGCTATCCAAGGTAACGTTGATCCCGGTGTTCTTTTTGGTTCGAAAGAGCTAATCAGTGATAGGATTTATGATACTGTGAAAAAAGCTGGTAGAGGCAAACACATTTTGAATCTAGGCCATGGTATTGTAGTAGGTACACCTGAGGAGAATGTAGCACATTTTTTTGAGGTTGCAAAAGGAGTCAGATACTAA